In Sorghum bicolor cultivar BTx623 chromosome 10, Sorghum_bicolor_NCBIv3, whole genome shotgun sequence, one genomic interval encodes:
- the LOC8082243 gene encoding uncharacterized protein LOC8082243 — MAAMANTTSFRSRLLVLPPPPAPRTAVSFRLRPCATTVSSSSQRRRRPRLAARAAQPGGAVAPASAASKEDEQEEIGSGGGLSAADAERLCEFLRADLPHLFDDVGIDRSAYDDRVRFRDPITRHDTIDGYLFNIRLLKLLFRPDFYLHAVKQTGPYELTTRWTMVMKFMLLPWKPELVFTGLSIMGVNPQNLKFNSHVDLWDSIQNNEYFSSEGLLDVFKQLRIYKTPDIETPNYLILKRTAHYEVRSYAPFLVVEAKGDKLTGSSGFNNVTGYIFGNNASSEKIPMTTPVFTQASDDTLSDVSIQIVLPMNKDLDSLPAPNTAVTLRKVEGGIAAVKKFSGRPKEEIVLQKEKDLRSQLLNDGLKPHPGCLLARYNDPRTKSFLMRNEVLIRLIDFTLEL; from the exons ATGGCAGCAATGGCCAACACCACATCCTTCCGCTCCCGCCTGCTCGTCCTCCCACCGCCACCGGCGCCCCGCACCGCCGTGTCCTTTCGTCTCCGCCCATGCGCTACCACGGTCTCCTCGTCCtcccagaggaggaggaggccccgCCTCGCGGCACGGGCGGCGCAGCCCGGCGGCGCTGTGGCCCCGGCGTCGGCCGCGTCGAAGGAGGATGAGCAGGAGGAGATTGGCAGCGGCGGGGGTCTGTCTGCGGCTGACGCAGAGAGGCTGTGTGAgttcctgcgggccgacctgcCGCACCTGTTCGACGACGTCGGCATCGACCGGTCTGCATACGACGACCGCGTGCGGTTCCGGGACCCTATCACCCGCCACGACACCATCGACGGCTACCTCTTCAACATCCGCCTCCTCAAGCTGCTCTTCCGCCCCGACTTCTACCTCCACGCCGTCAAGCAG ACAGGGCCGTACGAGCTCACCACGAGGTGGACCATGGTGATGAAGTTTATGCTCTTGCCCTGGAAGCCGGAGCTGGTCTTCACTGGCCTGTCGATCATGGGCGTCAACCCGCAGAATCTCAAGTTCAACAGCCATGTG GATCTTTGGGATTCGATACAAAATAACGAGTACTTCTCTTCTGAAGGATTATTGGATGTTTTCAAGCAG CTACGGATTTACAAGACCCCTGACATAGAAACACCAAATTACCTTATTCTAAAGAGGACTGCACATTACGAG GTTAGGAGTTATGCACCATTCTTAGTGGTTGAAGCAAAAGGTGATAAACTGACGGGATCATCTGGCTTCAATAATGTAACCGG ATATATATTTGGCAATAATGCTTCGTCTGAAAAGATTCCGATGACTACACCTGTCTTCACTCAAGCTTCTGACGACACACTTTCAGATGTATCCATCCAGATAGTTCTGCCAATGAACAAAGACTTGGACAG TTTACCAGCTCCAAATACAGCAGTTACTTTGCGGAAGGTAGAAGGAGGCATTGCTGCAGTGAAAAAATTCAGTGGACGACCAAAAGAAGAAATTGTACTGCAGAAGGAGAAGGATCTACGGTCCCAGTTACTTAATGATGGATTGAAGCCTCATCCAGGCTGTTTGCTTGCACGCTACAATGATCCCAGGACAAAGAGCTTCTTAATG AGGAACGAGGTGCTCATACGGCTAATTGACTTCACACTGGAGTTGTAA
- the LOC8082244 gene encoding 3-ketoacyl-CoA synthase 11 has product METSAPPNAAAPPAQQPRRRLPDFQQSVRLKYVKLGYHYLISHGMYLLLSPLMALVAVQLSTVSPRDLADLWEQLRFNLLSVVACSTLLVFLSTVYFLTRPRPVYLLDFACYKPEPERKCTRQTFMHCSNLTGSFTDDNLEFQRKILERSGLGEDTYLPPAVLRVPPNPCMDEARKEARAVMFGAIDQLLEKTGVRPKDIGVLVVNCSLFNPTPSLSAMVVNHYKLRGNIVSYNLGGMGCSAGLLSIDLAKDLLQVHPNSYALVISMENITLNWYFGNNRSMLVSNCLFRMGGAAILLSNRRSDRRRSKYELVHTVRTHKGADDKCFGCVTQEEDEIGKIGVSLSKDLMAVAGDALKTNITTLGPLVLPLSEQLLFMGTLIAKKVLKMKIKPYIPDFKLAFEHFCIHAGGRAVLDELEKNLELTDWHMEPSRMTLYRFGNTSSSSLWYELAYTEAKGRIRKRDRIWQIAFGSGFKCNSAVWKALRTVNPAKEKSPWMDEIDNFPVDVPKISKVGGA; this is encoded by the coding sequence ATGGAGACGTCGGCGCCGCCCAATGCCGCCGCTCCGCCGGCGCAGCAGCCACGGAGGCGGCTGCCGGACTTCCAGCAGTCAGTGCGGCTCAAGTATGTGAAGCTGGGGTACCACTACCTCATCTCCCACGGGATGTACCTGCTGCTGTCGCCGCTGATGGCGCTCGTCGCCGTGCAGCTCTCCACCGTCTCCCCGCGCGACCTCGCCGACCTGTGGGAGCAGCTCCGCTTCAACCTCCTCTCCGTCGTCGCCTGCTCCACGCTGCTCGTCTTCCTCTCCACCGTCTACTTCCTCACCCGCCCGCGCCCCGTGTACCTGCTCGACTTCGCCTGCTAcaagccggagccggagcgcaAGTGCACGCGCCAGACCTTCATGCACTGCTCCAACCTCACCGGATCCTTCACGGACGACAACCTCGAATTCCAGCGCAAGATCCTCGAGCGCTCCGGCCTCGGCGAGGACACCTACCTTCCCCCCGCCGTGCTCCGGGTGCCCCCCAACCCGTGCATGGACGAGGCGCGCAAGGAGGCGCGCGCCGTCATGTTCGGCGCCATCGACCAGCTGCTCGAGAAGACCGGGGTCAGGCCCAAGGACATTGGCGTCCTAGTGGTCAACTGCAGCCTGTTCAACCCGACGCCGTCGCTGTCAGCCATGGTGGTGAACCATTACAAGCTGAGGGGGAATATTGTGAGCTACAACCTCGGCGGGATGGGCTGCAGCGCTGGGCTGCTGTCCATTGACCTCGCCAAGGATCTGCTGCAGGTGCACCCCAACTCTTACGCGCTGGTGATCAGCATGGAGAACATCACACTGAATTGGTACTTCGGGAACAACCGGTCCATGCTCGTGTCGAATTGCCTGTTCCGGATGGGTGGTGCGGCCATCCTGCTCTCCAACAGGCGGTCTGACAGGCGGAGGTCCAAGTATGAGCTGGTGCACACGGTGCGCACGCACAAGGGCGCCGACGACAAGTGCTTCGGCTGCGTGACCCAGGAGGAAGATGAGATTGGCAAGATTGGTGTGTCGCTGTCCAAGGACCTCATGGCGGTGGCCGGAGACGCGCTTAAGACCAACATCACCACGCTGGGGCCGTTGGTGCTCCCGTTATCAGAGCAGCTTCTCTTCATGGGCACACTGATTGCCAAGAAGGTGCTCAAGATGAAGATCAAGCCGTACATCCCTGACTTCAAACTGGCATTCGAGCACTTCTGCATCCATGCTGGTGGCCGTGCTGTGCTGGATGAGCTGGAGAAGAACCTGGAGCTAACTGACTGGCACATGGAGCCATCGAGGATGACCCTGTATAGGTTTGGCAACACATCAAGCAGCTCACTCTGGTACGAGCTGGCATACACTGAGGCCAAGGGCAGGATCAGGAAGCGCGACAGGATCTGGCAGATCGCGTTCGGTTCTGGATTCAAGTGCAACAGCGCCGTCTGGAAGGCGCTCCGGACTGTGAACCCGGCCAAGGAGAAGAGCCCCTGGATGGATGAGATTGACAACTTCCCGGTGGATGTTCCAAAGATTTCAAAGGTTGGCGGTGCTTGA